A region of the Streptococcus suis genome:
TTGCAACAACTCATCTTTATTCGCTTTCGGATTAAATTCAATCCCCAATTCGGTCAACATCGACTTCAATTCAGGCACTGTCGGAGTTTTTTGAACATCCTTCTCTTTAACTAGTTCCCAATCGCCTTTTAGTTCGCTATCTGTGACAACAACCGCACCTGTTTCTTTATGTTTATAAATAGCCATAGGGCACCTCCTAAGCTTGTTCGACACGAGCAAAGGCAGTTTCATCAAGGATACCCCAACCGATAAACGCCTCTGTACGTAGCAAAATCTCATTGTAAGCTTTCAAATCACGACCTGAGCCATCTGGATCACCATACTCAATGATTTCCATCGGGATATTTTCAGCATACCCCCACTTAAATTTATTTTTAAAGTCGCCCACAATGGCATGGTCAGTCTTGGCAGTACCGCCAGTCACGGTTAGCGTCTTGTTGATGTCAAGGTCCATGTTGAAGAAGTTATTTGGTCGCTGACCAAATCGGAATTCTGGGTACATAATACCATCAAATTTATCCTTGATTTTAGACATAGCCTGACCTGCAACTGGTGACATGGCAATGCCAGTCACTTCGTTTCCGTTAATAACAATAGTTTGAACAGCTGCATCAATGTTGTCATCAATTTTATCTGCACTATAGGTAATAACATTCCCTGTAATTACACCATCAAAAGAATTCGTTGCTTTAAATGATGCATCTGTTAAAGATTTTGGCTCAAGGCCATGGAGAGCTGCGATGTCAAAAGCCTCTGCCATCTTTTTAGCAAATCCATCGGCATAGTGTTTCAAGAAGTCCAACTGCTTCTCTTCTGATGCGTATTTAAATTCATCAGTCAAACGAGCTTGATAAACAAATTTAAGTGGCTTGATTACTTTTGATGTGACCGTAGCTGAACCAGCTCCCTTTAAGTCCCCTTCACCTACAATCTGTGCATTGCCATCCAGATTGAAAATAAATTGCTCAGTACCATTAAACGGAATTGGTTTTTGAGTAGATAGCTTAGCAAGAGTCGAATGACCTTGAACCTTTGACATAATTTCTTTTACTAATTCTGGTTCAAAAAGTGTTCCAGCTTTCATAGATGTTGACATATATTATTCTCCTTTATTTAAATCTTTTATAACGTGACGCCATGCAGCATCTTCACCTTTTACTTCTGGCTCAATACTTTTAAGTGGTGGAATTGGAGCTTGTGGTTTCATGAGACTTGCAAAGCGTTCCGCATCTGCCGTCAGGCTTGCTTCATCTTCACCTTGCAAACGATCAGCAAATTCAATAGGCAAGCCATATTTAAGAGCAATAGCCGTCTTCGTTTTCGCAGTTTCATAATCTGCAATGGTTGACTTATACCCTTCAATTTGGCTTTCAAAATCAGCTGCAGTCTGATTTGATTGTGCGACCGTTTCTTTGAGACCAGCATTCTCCGCTTCCAATGTTGAAACACGGGATTTCAGTTCGTCGTAGTCAGCATACTGCTCTTTCAGACGCCCCAAACGAGCCTTGATAATCGTATCTAGCTCTTCCTGTGTTTCGATAACTTTAAATTCAGACATATCAATGTCTCCTTTCTCCGCATTTCCCGTGCGTTCGGTAATATTTTTTGCATTAAAAAAGACAGGTCGCCCCGTCCACTTAATACCTAATTTGTTGCTTTTTCTTAGGCTTGGTTGTAGCACAAGCCCAATGCGCCAGCAAAGCACTGTCCATTAAACTAATATCCATATCGTCAAAGTGTGAGCGATAGCCAAAACCACCATTTGAGCCAATGTTCCGCTTATCGCAGTTGGTAACGACCTTGGCTAGTGACGGTTGCCCATTGTGACAAATCGTGTGCTGGTAGATACCCTGCTCCCACATAGAGTTAGCAATGATGATTTCCTTGACGGTTGGCAAGATGACATTGCGGATTTTAGAGTCTTTCAACTCCTCCTCCAGCATCTTCTGGCCACTAGCTCCGTCAATGACGATTTGAGCCACATCAGCCTGCTTCAAAAAGGCGACCAGCCAGGCACTACCATTCCGCACAGATTGACAGTCAATTGTCTCAATAAAGAATTGACCGTCTTTAGTTCGTACTGCGATTGACAAGGCTACGTTGGTGCCGTCCTGCCCAAACTTGATGCCAGCAAATAGCTTGCCAGTCAGCTTCGGCATATCGTCAATCTTGAGTGCGTTCCACTCAGTCTCAGATATAGCTGATTTCTGGTTGTAAGTCGGCCAGAAACCCAAACGCTGTACATTATGGTCTAACTTGTCTTCGCCAAGCTCAGCCTCAATCTTCCTCTCGTTGAGATGATAGCCCATGGACGGATTAGAGTTGTACCATGCTGCTACATCGTCAATCTCTTTCTCTTGGTCCACAGACCATTCAGCCCAACCTGAATACTTCCCCTTGCCAAACAGACAAGTCTCACGATACTTGGTAAATACCGTACCGCTTGAAACGGGTGTCGGAGGAGTTCCACACATGATTGTCATCGGATTGTCCGAATCCGTCACAGTGTACTTAAGAGCAGATTCCTGCTCCGTGGTGTATTCCTGGGCTTCGTCAATGATAAGCAGGTCAAATCCCTCACCAAGACCGCCAGTCCCTGTCCGAGTACGGAACTGGACCACACCGCCTGTCTCATAGAGTTCGATTCTTTCCTGCCCCTTAGCCCGAATGGAGTTGAAGTCCTCGCCGTCCACATAACCCATCTTTTCCAGATAACGCTTGACCTTCTCAAAGGACGAGTGCGATGTTGAAATGCGGTGGGCTGTGTGCAGGATATTGAGACCGTTGTGCAAGCCCCAAATCTCTAGCATATAGAGAATTTCAGATTTACCATTTCGCCGAGGGATAGAGTAGCCAAACTTTTGATGCACCCATAGACCATTCTTGTCAACAGCCATGATTGGATTGAGCAAATTGACCTGCCAAGCGTAGCAAGACAGACCTGTTCGCTCATAGAGTTCTATCGCTTCTTTGGCTTTAGAATTTCGTTTAACGTATTTGAGTATTACCGATTGAGTAGGATTTTGATTGCCAAGCTTCTTTCTTGCCATATATCCGTCCTTTCAATCGTATCGCATGATAACCCTATCGCTGGGAGAAATTAGATCACCGACCCTTTCTCTTGTACCAAGGTTTCTGCAGTTGCTTAACCTGCTCCTGCAATTCAGTAATCAAAAGCCCCTGTTGCTCGAACAGCTGATTGATTGACTGGACATTCTTCGAACCGTCTTCCTCGAAACGCTCCATCCGCTGAACAACTTCTTCCACAATACCAGCCAAACCGTCAAGACTTGCTGAAGTAGCCAAGGCAAGAGTAGCAACTGCCGCCAACCGCACCTCCTGCTCACGCTTTTTCTTAATACGCTTATTCATAGCGACCTCCTTTCTAGGTATAAGAAAAGCACCCGATTTCTCGAATGCTTATCGTTAGACTTAATGACCAATTTCTATTAGTTCAAGGTACGTCAGGCCAGAAGATTTTTTTAGAGCTTCAATTTTTTCAGACAACAAATCACGTTTCGTTCTAAGATTGAATAGAAAAATCTTATTACTCAACTTTCCCGAACGATTTAGGCTCATCAAGTCATCCATTTCCTCGACAAAATCAAGTTTAGCCTTGACAATATCTGCCAATAATGTAGCTTGCTTTTCAGTCATCACTTCCTCCTACTCCATAAAATCAAAACTCATCTGGCTGTTACAAGCCTGAATTTCCATTTTCAAGTTTGTGGACGGCTCCCAGTTCTTCCAGTAAGCATAGGCAGCCTCAATCGCCTTTTTCGGTAGCAAGTCATAGCGAGAAACACGGAAATGCTCCTTGAAATCATTCATCGCCTGTTGGAAGACACGTTTTGCTAAAGATTTGTCCATATAGGCAGGGCTATCCATCCCACCCATACAAGCTACCACACGCTTTTTTCTAGTCTTTTCCAAGTCCAAACGTACATCAGGGTTGATAGGCTGTTCAGCCTTCAAGTAGTTCAAATCCGCCTCAAATACATCTTGACGCTGACGCATACTCTTCTGAGTTTCCAAGACATAGATAAGTGCATCCTCATTGACCGTTTCAGGAGAGACAGTATAACCCCCAGTTTTACGAATAGTCTTCAAAATCTCCTTAACCTTTTTCTTGAATTGTTTAGCAATCGGCTTACGTGACTGCATCAAGACTTCATACAGACCATCTTCGGTCAAAAACCACATTTGACGGTTCTGACCTGATGCGAATAATGTTCGCATCAGCTTCTCGTCTTCATCAATATTGTTAATCATTTTCTGAGTGTCGGAATGCTCAATCCACTCCGCCACATCTTTTGCCAAAAACAAAGGCTCGTCCGCCGTCCCATAAATCGTAAAGTTCTTCCCCAGTACTTCCTGTTGATTTATAATTTGTAGTTCCATATTCATTTCCTTTCGTTTTAATTGCTTCTTTCTGCTCTGATACCTGCGATTCTTCCCATAACAAAGACTTGTGCAATAGCATCAATGAGTGATTTTCCTTGTTCCATTGCATGATTTGCCATACAATACAAATCATGTTTTTCCTGTAGTGTTAGGTCGTGAAATTCTGAGACCCTATACTCGTCTTGATAACAATCAGCAAAGTTCATTGATTGATACTGTTCGACTTCTTCGTAAATTGACATAATAAAAACTCCTTTGGGTATGACAAAGAAGCTCGTTTCTGATATAATGATTTCAGAAAGAGTTTCTTTCGAGCGATAAGGTATGACCTACGGTTTGGCGATTGCGGGTTATACCTTATTTTTTGATTTCATCATAAATCTTTTGAATACCGTCACGAATGACCTCAGATTTTTTTCTGTTGGTCTTTTTTTCTATGTATTCTAATTGCTCTACGGTCTTACTATCAACCCTAGCACGAATGACGGTATCCTTGTTGGATTTTTGATTGTCAGCCATTGTCTCACCTCCTTGTTATGTGGCTACATTTTTAATTATAGATAAATGTAGCTACATTGTCAAGAGGTTTTTGAAAAAAACTTCAAAATATTATTCAATTTTCAAAGGACAGTGATTGATAGTAACCGCCCAATAACAAGGTATATTGAAAAGGTTCCAAAGTCCTGTCGACTCTGGAACCTTTTTCTATTTGCACTTTTCTTGAATATTTTCAGCCCATGGTAAATAAGCCTCCAGAACTTCTTTTTTTGCGAGCGTCTCTTCGTTAGGTAAGTGTTCTAGAAGATAGGTCATATATTTCTCTGCATCAAGACCGTGTCGTTTAGCAGTTTCTAAAAGACTCAAAATGATAGCTGTCGACTTGGCCCCCTCAAAGCTTTGAGAGAACAGCCAATTTTTACGTCCCATCACCAAGGTCTTCATAGCCCTCTCAGCCATATTGTTGGACAGGACTAAATCGCCATCCGAGAGAACGGTTCGGAAGGTGGTTTCGTATTTGAGGCTATACTCTATTGCAGTGCCCAATTTGGAACCTGGCAAGACAGCCTGATTGCGACACCAATCAAAGAACTCGTCCATCAAGGGAGCCAACTCTGTCTGCCGTTTATGCAGCCGCTCCTCAGTAGACAAGTCAGTCCAGTCATTCTCCAAGGCAAACAGGCGGTCGCAATAGGCTAAGCCCTTGGCTCCTAAAGAAGTCTTGTCTGTCTTCTTAGGAGTCGCCTCAAAGAATTTTCTTCTGACATGAGCCCAACAGCCAACCAGCTGAGCCTTGTCTAACTGCCGATAGGCTGACCACATGTCACAATGTACATAGCCCGCATAGTCCCCAAGAACTTCCTCCACAACCAAGCCACTCCGTCGTTTGTCATGATGATAGAGGGTGATGCCCTTTTTCTCATGCTTCCCAGACAAGAAAGTCCAGTAGAAGGTCAACTGGCTATCATTTTCTAAGACCTTGTAGGAGGTTTCATCCGCATGGAGAATAGGCTGCTCCAACAATTTCTCGTGCAACAGGTTATAAATCGGTTCGAAATAATACTGACTAGACTTGATGTGCCAATTGGCTATTTCCTTGCGACTGATGGGCAGACCGAGCTTGTTCCAATCCTCTTCCTGACGGTAATTGGGCACCTTCAGATTGAACTTCTGGTGAATGGTGTGGGCAATGATAGAGGCTGAACCCAAGCTGTGTGCCAAAGGTGCCTTAGGAATGGGAGCCTTGATAATCTTATCGCTCAGATTCTTCTGACTACATGCCTGACACTTGTATGCGTGTTGAACATGGTCAATCCGCTTTAATTGTGCAGGAATGAAGACCAACTCTTGTCGTTGAACAGTTGAACCAATCTCCTTT
Encoded here:
- a CDS encoding phage major capsid protein — protein: MSTSMKAGTLFEPELVKEIMSKVQGHSTLAKLSTQKPIPFNGTEQFIFNLDGNAQIVGEGDLKGAGSATVTSKVIKPLKFVYQARLTDEFKYASEEKQLDFLKHYADGFAKKMAEAFDIAALHGLEPKSLTDASFKATNSFDGVITGNVITYSADKIDDNIDAAVQTIVINGNEVTGIAMSPVAGQAMSKIKDKFDGIMYPEFRFGQRPNNFFNMDLDINKTLTVTGGTAKTDHAIVGDFKNKFKWGYAENIPMEIIEYGDPDGSGRDLKAYNEILLRTEAFIGWGILDETAFARVEQA
- a CDS encoding DUF4355 domain-containing protein encodes the protein MSEFKVIETQEELDTIIKARLGRLKEQYADYDELKSRVSTLEAENAGLKETVAQSNQTAADFESQIEGYKSTIADYETAKTKTAIALKYGLPIEFADRLQGEDEASLTADAERFASLMKPQAPIPPLKSIEPEVKGEDAAWRHVIKDLNKGE
- a CDS encoding terminase — protein: MARKKLGNQNPTQSVILKYVKRNSKAKEAIELYERTGLSCYAWQVNLLNPIMAVDKNGLWVHQKFGYSIPRRNGKSEILYMLEIWGLHNGLNILHTAHRISTSHSSFEKVKRYLEKMGYVDGEDFNSIRAKGQERIELYETGGVVQFRTRTGTGGLGEGFDLLIIDEAQEYTTEQESALKYTVTDSDNPMTIMCGTPPTPVSSGTVFTKYRETCLFGKGKYSGWAEWSVDQEKEIDDVAAWYNSNPSMGYHLNERKIEAELGEDKLDHNVQRLGFWPTYNQKSAISETEWNALKIDDMPKLTGKLFAGIKFGQDGTNVALSIAVRTKDGQFFIETIDCQSVRNGSAWLVAFLKQADVAQIVIDGASGQKMLEEELKDSKIRNVILPTVKEIIIANSMWEQGIYQHTICHNGQPSLAKVVTNCDKRNIGSNGGFGYRSHFDDMDISLMDSALLAHWACATTKPKKKQQIRY
- a CDS encoding CopG family transcriptional regulator, whose product is MADNQKSNKDTVIRARVDSKTVEQLEYIEKKTNRKKSEVIRDGIQKIYDEIKK
- a CDS encoding transposase → MGRKFSLKKKLTYPVETETITYKRKKAKGVRQAIFSQFTPEIVHHELQGEDCTCPDCHGQLKEIGSTVQRQELVFIPAQLKRIDHVQHAYKCQACSQKNLSDKIIKAPIPKAPLAHSLGSASIIAHTIHQKFNLKVPNYRQEEDWNKLGLPISRKEIANWHIKSSQYYFEPIYNLLHEKLLEQPILHADETSYKVLENDSQLTFYWTFLSGKHEKKGITLYHHDKRRSGLVVEEVLGDYAGYVHCDMWSAYRQLDKAQLVGCWAHVRRKFFEATPKKTDKTSLGAKGLAYCDRLFALENDWTDLSTEERLHKRQTELAPLMDEFFDWCRNQAVLPGSKLGTAIEYSLKYETTFRTVLSDGDLVLSNNMAERAMKTLVMGRKNWLFSQSFEGAKSTAIILSLLETAKRHGLDAEKYMTYLLEHLPNEETLAKKEVLEAYLPWAENIQEKCK